In Lachnospiraceae bacterium, the DNA window GTTACTGTTGTAGATCTGGGCATCACTTCCCGGCTTTCCAAAGTAGAAGCCTGTAGTAAATTCACGGTAGGTACATTTTCCGATTTCTTCCTTGTACCACTCCATATTTGCCTCATAAAGCTTCGGATCTTTCATATAATCATCAATGGCTTTGCGATAGGTTCTTGCTACAGTAGCCACATATAATGCTGTTTTCATACGCCCTTCGATCTTAAAACTGTCGATCCCTGCATCGATCATCTCCGGAACATGCCCGATCATACAAAGATCCTTGGAATTAAAGATATAAGTGCCTCTTTCATTTTCATATACAGGCATATACTCTCCCGGCCGGGTCTCTTCTACAATAGAATACTTCCAGCGGCATGGATGAGTGCAGGCCCCCTGATTAGCATCACGGCCAGTAAAGAAATTACTGAGCAGACATCTTCCGGAATAAGAAATGCACATAGCCCCATGGATAAAGCTTTCTATCTCCATATCATCCGGAATATGAGCGCGGATCTCTTTGATCTCAGCCAAAGAAAGCTCTCTTGCAGAAACCACACGCTTTGCTCCCATACGGTTCCAGAACAGGTAAGTGCCATAATTAGTGTTATTTGCCTGGGTACTTATATGAAGTTCTGTATCCGGAAGCACTCTTTTTGCAATTTCAAATACACCTGGGTCAGAAATAATCAGGGCATCCGGGCCTACTTCTTTTAATTCTTCAAAATAAGCCTCCACCCCTGGCAGGTCCTGATTATGAGCCAGAATATTGGCTGTTACATAGACCTTTACATCATGCGCATGGGCAAAGGCAATTCCCTCTTTCATATCCTCTAAGGAGAAGTTGTGTGCTTTGGCTCTCAGTCCAAAAGCCTCCCCTCCTATATATACGGCATCTGCACCATAAATAACGGCTGTTTTTAATACATTCAGGCTTCCTGCCGGTATTAATAACTCTGTCTTTCTCATT includes these proteins:
- a CDS encoding U32 family peptidase gives rise to the protein MRKTELLIPAGSLNVLKTAVIYGADAVYIGGEAFGLRAKAHNFSLEDMKEGIAFAHAHDVKVYVTANILAHNQDLPGVEAYFEELKEVGPDALIISDPGVFEIAKRVLPDTELHISTQANNTNYGTYLFWNRMGAKRVVSARELSLAEIKEIRAHIPDDMEIESFIHGAMCISYSGRCLLSNFFTGRDANQGACTHPCRWKYSIVEETRPGEYMPVYENERGTYIFNSKDLCMIGHVPEMIDAGIDSFKIEGRMKTALYVATVARTYRKAIDDYMKDPKLYEANMEWYKEEIGKCTYREFTTGFYFGKPGSDAQIYNSNTYVKNYTYLGTVEEADGKGRCRIEQKNKFSVGETIEIMKPDGRNLEVVVKSICDEDGNGQESAPHPKQILWVDLGADVDKYDILRKKEDN